A section of the Trichomycterus rosablanca isolate fTriRos1 chromosome 6, fTriRos1.hap1, whole genome shotgun sequence genome encodes:
- the LOC134316484 gene encoding cytohesin-interacting protein-like codes for MFRPECKKQSRDAPTCTTPQLQIKQLAHDSSRQNVVMLKKDDEAFGFKIKTDTNYCKLVTCVCSVTKNSPAESAGIRTGDVIITVNNMCVEGFSHQQIVDLIQKGPCLLKLGIVKCTSVKQKELQQKLHHLQMQLKDKWEELQRLITQEEHIR; via the exons ATGTTTAGGCCAGAGTGCAAAAAACAGAGCAGAGATGCCCCAACATGCACG ACACCACAACTTCAGATAAAACAACTAGCTCATGACTCCTCAAG GCAAAATGTTGTCATGTTAAAAAAAGATGATGAAGCTTTTGGATTCAAAATCAAA ACGGACACTAATTACTGCAAACTGGTAACGTGTGTATGTTCAGTAACGAAAAACAGTCCTGCAGAGAGTGCTGGCATAAGAACAG gTGATGTTATTATAACTGTCAACAACATGTGTGTGGAGGGTTTTTCACATCAGCAAATTGTTGACCTGATTCAGAAAGGACCCTGCCTGCTCAA GTTGGGGATTGTAAAATGCACCTCTGTGAAACAAAAAGAACTGCAACAAAAATTACACCACTTACAG ATGCAGCTCAAAGATAAGTGGGAGGAGCTGCAGAGACTAatcacacaggaagaacatatCAGATGA
- the c6h7orf57 gene encoding uncharacterized protein C7orf57 homolog → MSAEPNYRRSKPGMRATVPNSNGAAGPTSQIPGLSQSADDATPMEKGKGRRVGIQACDSDYVKLAKQGGHKGLLSHDNEDGDSKSGGSQKASDWFSGENNQSQSKASSQRLVAPFGTDECTAWDDKILGVDNATSKMENLAMSPEEIEEANKYKRMSHVKKTSAPVSMSKLLSFGYMEDEKKSADDDASSVTSEQTSPTVTEEDQE, encoded by the exons ATGTCTGCTGAGCCCAACTACCGGCGCAGTAAACCAG GAATGAGAGCCACTGTTCCCAATTCAAATGGTGCAGCTGGTCCCACATCACAGATTCCCGGCCTGTCCCAAAGTGCTGATGACGCCACACCCATGGAGAAAGGCAAGGGCAGACGAGTTGGTATTCAGGCCTGTGATTCAGACTATGTTAAACTTGCAAAGCAAGGAGGCCACAAGG GTTTACTGTCACATGACAATGAAGATGGTGACTCCAAATCTGGCGGCTCACAAAAGGCCTCCGACTGGTTTAGTGGTGAAAATAATCAAAG TCAAAGTAAAGCATCCTCACAGAGGCTGGTGGCCCCGTTTGGGACTGATGAGTGTACTGCATGGGATGACAAG ATTTTAGGAGTTGACAACGCAACTTCCAAGATGGAGAACCTCGCTATGAGTCCAGAAGAAATTGAGGAGGCCAACAAGTACAAAAGAAT GTCACACGTTAAGAAGACATCCGCTCCTGTTAGCATGAGCAAGCTGTTGAGCTTTGGCTATATGGAGGACGAAAAGAAGTCTGCTGATGATGATGCCTCAA GTGTGACATCAGAGCAGACCAGCCCTACTGTCACAGAGGAGGATCAGGAATAG